A genomic window from Acinetobacter chinensis includes:
- the pheA gene encoding prephenate dehydratase — MVHDGQNSSTSLDLTNIREEIDSVDQQLQQLINRRARLAEAVAKAKFAAEENPLFYRPEREAQVLRNVMERNEGPLSDTTMARLFREIMSACLALEAPQSIAFLGPVGTYTHSAVLKHFGQDAVVRPLPTIDEVFREVEAGSAHYGLVPVENSSEGVVNHTLDCFKASHLNVIGEVELRIHHQFLISSNTRKDSIKQIYAHQQTLAQCRKWLDAHYPGVERVALSSNAEAARRIRNEWHSAAIASDVAASIYDLEILHGNIEDNPENTTRFLVIGREKIPQSGNDKTSLLISAHDRAGALLEILAPFAKHNISLTSIETRPALPEKWAYVFFIDLEGHVEQDNVKAAIEDIRPLVKEVRVLGSYPAAVL; from the coding sequence ATGGTCCATGATGGTCAGAACTCTTCGACTTCGCTTGATTTGACAAATATCCGTGAAGAAATTGATTCAGTAGATCAACAGCTTCAGCAACTGATTAACCGCCGTGCCCGACTGGCAGAAGCGGTGGCAAAAGCCAAGTTTGCAGCAGAAGAGAATCCGTTGTTTTATCGTCCTGAACGTGAAGCACAGGTGTTGCGTAATGTCATGGAGCGCAATGAAGGTCCATTGTCAGATACCACGATGGCACGTCTGTTCCGTGAAATTATGTCTGCATGTCTGGCACTTGAAGCACCACAGAGCATTGCGTTCTTAGGTCCAGTCGGGACTTATACGCATTCAGCTGTGCTCAAACACTTTGGGCAGGATGCTGTGGTTCGTCCATTGCCAACGATTGATGAAGTGTTTCGTGAAGTGGAAGCAGGCAGTGCGCATTATGGTTTAGTGCCTGTTGAAAACTCGTCTGAAGGTGTGGTCAACCATACTCTGGACTGTTTTAAAGCATCACATTTAAATGTGATTGGTGAAGTTGAATTGCGTATTCATCACCAGTTCCTGATTTCTTCAAATACTCGTAAAGACAGCATTAAACAGATTTATGCGCATCAACAAACGCTTGCGCAATGCCGTAAATGGCTCGATGCACATTATCCAGGTGTAGAGCGTGTTGCTTTGAGTTCCAATGCTGAAGCGGCGCGCCGTATCCGTAATGAATGGCATTCGGCTGCGATTGCATCAGATGTAGCAGCAAGCATTTATGACCTGGAAATTTTACACGGTAACATTGAAGACAATCCTGAAAATACCACTCGTTTCCTTGTGATTGGTCGTGAGAAGATTCCACAAAGTGGTAATGACAAGACTTCACTGCTTATTTCTGCACATGACCGTGCAGGGGCGTTACTGGAAATTCTGGCACCATTTGCAAAACACAATATCAGCCTCACCAGTATTGAAACTCGTCCTGCATTGCCTGAAAAATGGGCATATGTATTCTTCATTGACCTCGAAGGACATGTAGAACAGGACAATGTCAAAGCTGCGATTGAAGATATTCGTCCATTGGTGAAAGAAGTGCGTGTATTGGGTTCATACCCTGCAGCTGTGCTTTAA
- a CDS encoding DJ-1/PfpI family protein — MNKNIAVLVTHDFEEAEYHMPVEAFRAASHSVRNIEKTAGNIVYSKQRKSSVSIDHGIEDICIHDFDALMIPGGQSPFLLKEDLRFIDFLRQFANAQKPIFLCCASPGLLIDAQLAIGRRLTSVETLLHELKTAGAVIFDRDVVNDNNLYVSSRSTLELPVFIDECLNVLRVS, encoded by the coding sequence CTGAACAAAAATATTGCTGTTCTGGTCACCCATGACTTTGAAGAAGCCGAATATCACATGCCCGTTGAGGCTTTTCGTGCCGCCAGTCACAGCGTCAGAAATATTGAAAAAACAGCAGGAAATATTGTCTACAGCAAACAGCGGAAATCTTCTGTCAGTATAGACCACGGCATTGAAGACATCTGTATCCATGATTTTGATGCACTCATGATTCCAGGTGGACAGTCTCCTTTTCTGCTCAAAGAAGACCTGAGATTTATTGATTTTTTACGTCAGTTTGCCAATGCCCAGAAACCGATTTTTCTATGCTGTGCCAGTCCTGGATTACTGATTGATGCTCAGTTAGCCATCGGGCGCAGACTGACTTCGGTTGAAACTTTGCTGCATGAACTGAAAACGGCTGGTGCTGTTATTTTTGACCGTGATGTTGTGAATGACAATAATCTCTATGTTTCATCCCGTTCAACACTTGAGCTGCCTGTATTTATTGATGAATGTCTGAATGTACTGCGTGTTTCCTGA
- a CDS encoding acyl-CoA dehydrogenase family protein gives MLAYDADLELFRDNFKRFMNEHVAPHYEQWEKEGLMPRSVWSLLGENGYLCVDVPEEYGGYGVPTEYSLMLVEESARAGYGALSTAISCHSEIAAPYILHIANEEQKQHWLPKMVSGEVVGAIGMTEPGAGSDLQGMRSSAILNGDHYLLNGSKTFISNGQHADLVVLAAKTDPQARAKGVSLLLVDTHLEGFKKGTNLDKIGLHSQDTSELFFDNVKVPASQLLGNPGQGFAYLMQELPRERTAIAATALGAIRGAIDVTTQYVKERQAFGQAIASFQNTRFVMAQAKIDELATAAFYNQNLALYKEAKLDVETAAALKSFSTDMQMKVIDNLLQLFGGYGYMTEYPISRFFVDARIQRIYGGTNEIMKEIVARGILGR, from the coding sequence ATGCTGGCATATGATGCAGATTTAGAACTTTTTCGTGACAACTTCAAACGTTTTATGAATGAACACGTTGCTCCACATTATGAGCAATGGGAAAAAGAAGGATTAATGCCTCGTTCCGTATGGTCATTGCTGGGTGAAAACGGTTACCTGTGTGTGGATGTTCCTGAAGAATACGGTGGTTATGGCGTACCGACAGAATACTCTCTGATGCTGGTCGAAGAGTCGGCTCGTGCAGGTTATGGCGCATTATCAACGGCAATTTCATGCCACTCTGAAATTGCAGCACCTTATATTCTGCATATTGCCAATGAAGAACAGAAGCAGCACTGGCTGCCGAAAATGGTTTCAGGTGAAGTGGTTGGCGCGATTGGTATGACCGAGCCTGGAGCAGGATCTGACTTACAGGGTATGCGTTCATCTGCCATTTTAAATGGTGACCATTATCTGCTGAACGGCTCCAAAACATTTATTTCTAATGGTCAGCATGCAGACCTGGTTGTACTTGCTGCAAAAACTGATCCTCAGGCACGTGCAAAAGGTGTTTCACTGTTATTGGTGGATACACATCTTGAAGGCTTTAAAAAGGGCACAAACCTGGACAAGATCGGTTTACATTCTCAGGATACCTCTGAGTTGTTCTTTGATAATGTCAAAGTACCAGCCAGCCAGTTACTGGGCAATCCAGGTCAGGGTTTTGCTTATCTGATGCAGGAACTGCCACGTGAACGTACAGCGATTGCTGCAACCGCACTGGGTGCAATCCGTGGTGCAATTGATGTCACAACGCAGTATGTCAAAGAGCGTCAGGCATTTGGTCAGGCTATTGCCAGTTTCCAGAACACCCGTTTTGTTATGGCTCAGGCAAAAATTGATGAACTGGCGACTGCTGCATTCTATAACCAGAACCTGGCTTTATACAAAGAAGCGAAACTGGATGTAGAAACTGCTGCGGCACTTAAGAGCTTCAGTACAGATATGCAGATGAAAGTGATTGATAACTTACTGCAATTGTTTGGTGGTTATGGTTATATGACTGAATACCCGATTTCCCGTTTCTTTGTTGATGCACGTATTCAGCGTATTTACGGTGGAACAAATGAAATTATGAAAGAAATCGTGGCTCGAGGTATTTTAGGCCGTTAA
- a CDS encoding dicarboxylate/amino acid:cation symporter has protein sequence MAKKPIYKSLYFQVIIAIIAGVLVGHYSPSGTQIINGAEQYVPGIGEQLKPLGDAFIKLIKMIIAPVIFCTVVSGIAGMESMKSVGKTGGIALMYFEIVSTFALLIGLIVINIWKPGTGMNIDPATLDQGGISKYVASGESQSTMDFLMNIIPNTVVGAFAEGEILQVLLFALLFGFALHQLGDTGKPVLKFIDQVSHVFFNIVNMIMKLAPIGAFGAMAFTIGKYGIGSLAQLGELIICFYITCVLFIFLVLGTISRICGFSILKMIRMIREELLIVLGTSSSESVLPRMLKKLEIAGCEKSVVGLVIPTGYSFNLDGTSIYLTMAAIFIAQATNTQLDVSHQITLLLVLLISSKGAAGVTGSGFIVMAATLSAVGHIPVAGLALILGIDRFMSEARALTNLVGNSLATIVVAKWVGKLDTEKLNEALNNPEEVDRKMMADSAQQHA, from the coding sequence ATGGCTAAGAAACCTATCTATAAGTCACTGTATTTTCAGGTGATTATAGCAATTATTGCCGGTGTGCTTGTGGGTCATTACTCGCCAAGTGGAACACAGATTATCAATGGTGCAGAACAGTATGTGCCGGGTATTGGTGAGCAACTGAAACCTTTGGGTGATGCGTTCATCAAACTCATTAAAATGATTATTGCACCTGTGATCTTCTGTACCGTGGTCAGTGGTATTGCAGGCATGGAAAGCATGAAATCGGTGGGTAAAACCGGTGGTATTGCTTTGATGTATTTTGAAATTGTGTCCACTTTCGCTTTATTGATTGGCTTAATAGTCATCAATATCTGGAAGCCAGGTACAGGCATGAACATTGATCCGGCGACCCTGGATCAGGGCGGTATTTCAAAATATGTGGCATCGGGTGAGTCTCAGTCTACAATGGACTTCCTGATGAACATTATTCCCAATACGGTTGTCGGTGCTTTTGCGGAAGGTGAAATTCTTCAGGTATTACTGTTCGCTCTGCTGTTCGGTTTTGCACTGCATCAGCTTGGAGATACAGGAAAGCCAGTTCTGAAATTCATTGATCAGGTTTCACATGTATTTTTCAATATTGTGAATATGATCATGAAGCTCGCGCCTATCGGTGCATTCGGTGCTATGGCATTTACAATCGGTAAATACGGCATCGGATCGCTGGCACAGCTGGGTGAGCTGATTATCTGTTTTTATATTACCTGTGTGCTGTTTATTTTCCTTGTACTGGGAACGATCAGCCGTATCTGTGGTTTCAGTATTCTAAAAATGATCCGCATGATTCGTGAAGAACTGCTGATTGTACTTGGAACATCATCTTCAGAATCTGTATTGCCACGCATGCTGAAAAAGCTGGAAATTGCGGGTTGTGAAAAATCTGTTGTGGGTCTGGTGATTCCGACCGGTTATTCATTTAACCTGGATGGAACATCCATTTATCTGACTATGGCGGCTATTTTTATTGCTCAGGCAACCAATACTCAGCTAGATGTTTCGCATCAGATTACGTTACTGCTTGTTCTGCTGATTTCGTCTAAAGGTGCAGCAGGGGTAACTGGCTCAGGCTTTATCGTGATGGCTGCAACTTTATCAGCGGTAGGTCATATTCCTGTTGCAGGTCTGGCATTAATTCTGGGTATTGACCGCTTTATGTCAGAAGCACGTGCGCTCACCAACCTGGTTGGTAACTCGCTGGCAACGATTGTTGTTGCGAAATGGGTCGGTAAACTGGATACAGAAAAACTCAATGAAGCATTAAATAATCCAGAAGAAGTAGACCGTAAAATGATGGCTGACTCTGCACAGCAGCATGCCTGA
- a CDS encoding glycosyl transferase family protein, giving the protein MSTKRNLYKDFEHPFAQYVRIVGKGKNGARSLTYEEAYNAFSMILKNEVLDVQLGAFLMLLRVKEESVDELAGFVQATRDQLNFEPMQIDLDWSSYAGKRKHYPWFLLAALTLAKNGYKVVMHGASGHTMNRVYTEQVLQYLGYPVCQNQQDVAAQIEQHNFAYLPLSVISPVLSDLIDLRNVMGLRSPVHTLARLINPFNAPATMQAIFHPAYRSSHQQAAFQLGYLNSAVIKGEGGEFERNPDAKTLICGIQNGELYEHELPKLTDNRSPAEEELDLAVFKQVWEGQQRHEYGETAATETMGIALYTMGMAKTFEEAMNTAQTLWKNRF; this is encoded by the coding sequence ATGTCCACAAAACGTAATCTTTATAAAGACTTTGAACACCCTTTTGCTCAGTATGTCCGCATCGTGGGAAAAGGGAAAAATGGTGCACGATCACTCACTTATGAAGAAGCCTATAATGCTTTCAGTATGATTCTGAAAAATGAAGTCCTGGACGTACAGTTAGGTGCATTTCTGATGCTGTTACGGGTCAAGGAAGAATCTGTAGATGAACTGGCGGGTTTTGTACAGGCAACCCGTGATCAGCTGAATTTTGAGCCTATGCAGATTGATCTGGACTGGTCCAGTTATGCTGGAAAACGTAAACATTATCCCTGGTTTTTACTGGCTGCTCTGACGCTTGCTAAAAATGGCTATAAAGTTGTTATGCATGGTGCATCGGGTCATACCATGAACCGCGTATATACCGAACAGGTTCTGCAATACCTCGGATACCCTGTCTGTCAGAATCAGCAGGATGTAGCTGCTCAGATTGAACAGCACAACTTTGCCTATCTGCCTTTATCTGTGATTTCTCCCGTCCTGAGTGATCTGATTGATCTGCGTAATGTGATGGGACTTCGCTCACCTGTGCATACACTTGCCAGACTGATCAATCCATTTAATGCCCCAGCCACCATGCAGGCGATTTTCCATCCCGCATACCGAAGCTCACATCAGCAGGCAGCATTTCAGCTGGGTTATCTGAACAGTGCCGTGATTAAAGGCGAAGGGGGTGAATTTGAGCGTAACCCTGATGCAAAAACACTGATCTGCGGTATTCAGAATGGCGAACTTTATGAACACGAACTGCCAAAACTGACTGATAACAGAAGCCCAGCTGAAGAAGAACTGGATTTAGCTGTATTCAAACAGGTCTGGGAAGGTCAGCAGCGGCATGAATATGGTGAAACAGCAGCCACGGAAACCATGGGAATCGCACTGTATACCATGGGCATGGCTAAAACCTTTGAGGAAGCCATGAATACAGCACAGACCCTCTGGAAAAACCGTTTCTGA
- a CDS encoding YeaC family protein, whose translation MNIEQMLAVLDPEIVGRLKTAIEIGKWPNGVVLTKEQRQICMQAVYAWEIQNLPENERSGFIDKGHKEEGEECDSHVPEPEFKPIRFV comes from the coding sequence ATGAATATTGAACAAATGCTTGCCGTACTCGATCCTGAAATTGTTGGACGTTTAAAAACAGCAATTGAGATTGGTAAATGGCCGAATGGTGTTGTGCTGACCAAAGAACAGCGTCAGATCTGTATGCAGGCTGTGTATGCCTGGGAAATTCAGAATTTACCGGAAAACGAGCGCAGTGGCTTTATTGATAAAGGTCATAAAGAAGAAGGTGAGGAGTGCGACTCTCATGTTCCAGAGCCTGAATTTAAACCGATCCGTTTTGTATAA
- a CDS encoding NAD(+) kinase, with amino-acid sequence MMQVQISHKTFRNIGLIGRPDKSSVVETLSLIHDHLLNLGLHPVFDSETAELVPYKNTQTVSRALLGEVVDLVIVVGGDGSLLHAARALVKYNTPVIGVNRGRLGFLTDITPTEVIFKLDQVLQGQFQHDRRFLLEMEVRSKGEIIYEAIALNDVVLHSGKSVHMIDFDLHIDGQYVYRQHSDGLIVSTPTGSTAYALSGGGPILHPSMDAIALVPMHPHTLSSRPVVVGGQSEIKIVIRENRVLPMVSADGQHSVSLNVGDGLHIRKHPYKLNLLHPPGYDFYMACRTKLGWNRDFDSFQQD; translated from the coding sequence ATGATGCAGGTGCAAATATCACATAAGACTTTTCGGAACATTGGATTAATTGGGCGACCAGATAAATCGTCAGTAGTCGAAACATTAAGTCTCATTCATGATCATTTACTTAATCTGGGTTTACATCCTGTTTTTGATTCAGAAACAGCCGAACTGGTTCCTTATAAAAATACACAGACGGTCAGCCGTGCGCTGCTCGGAGAAGTAGTGGATCTGGTCATCGTGGTTGGTGGTGACGGCTCCTTACTGCATGCTGCCCGTGCGCTGGTGAAGTACAATACACCTGTGATAGGGGTCAACCGTGGTCGTCTTGGATTTCTGACGGATATTACCCCGACCGAAGTAATCTTTAAACTGGATCAGGTGCTCCAGGGACAGTTTCAGCATGACAGACGTTTTCTGCTTGAAATGGAAGTGCGTTCCAAAGGTGAAATCATCTATGAAGCGATTGCACTGAATGATGTTGTACTGCATTCAGGTAAGTCGGTACACATGATTGATTTTGATCTGCATATTGATGGTCAGTACGTATATAGACAGCACAGTGATGGTCTGATTGTTTCAACACCAACAGGTTCAACTGCCTATGCGCTGTCAGGTGGTGGTCCGATTCTGCACCCAAGTATGGATGCCATTGCACTGGTTCCGATGCATCCACATACGCTGTCTTCGCGTCCGGTGGTTGTGGGTGGACAGAGTGAAATTAAAATTGTGATCCGTGAAAACCGTGTTTTACCGATGGTCAGTGCCGATGGGCAGCACAGTGTTTCATTAAATGTAGGTGATGGTTTACACATCCGTAAGCATCCGTATAAACTGAATTTATTACATCCACCTGGCTATGACTTCTACATGGCATGCAGAACAAAGCTGGGCTGGAACCGAGATTTTGATTCATTCCAGCAGGATTAA
- the mrcB gene encoding penicillin-binding protein 1B — translation MKSERGIGFFALIFSVLVIGIFVVFSIYLIRLDNIVREKFEGKRWDIPAKVFARPLEVYTNAPVSQTDFEQELKLLSYKNTDSYAKSGNYVSSGNTLYVHTRGFDFGDSVEPEQVLKVSFTNNSISEVSATKPSSTGLARLEPLLIGGIYPQHNEDRVLIKLTNVPKPLIEALIATEDRNFYHHYGISVRGTARALVSNATGGRRQGGSTLTQQLVKNFYLTPERTLKRKVNEALMALLVELHYDKDEILEAYLNEVNLGQNGNYSINGYGLASQFYFGLPLRELNIAQQAYLVGLVQGPTLYNPWKNPEGAIKRRNIVLNNMVVMGYLTPDQFERESARPLGILAKPTLGPARFPDFLDIVRRQLKSEYQESDLTNQGLRIFTTLDPVAQTHIQQEFKSSVARLANANPKTLKDLQGAVLVSHPENGELVAAVGSTQDFTGFNRTLDAKRQVGSLLKPVIYLSAIESGRYNWASPVEDSYINIQSEGKSWTPKNYSGGEHGVVPMAQALANSYNLSAVRLGQEFGIATFSNQLKKFGVVSSIPSYPSIFLGAVDMSPMEMMSIYGNFATGGFKYPVKSIRSVVDSNGRLLDRYSLTVQQTIDPSAAYILNYGLQQVMTSGTGRSAYNSLPQDLKLAGKSGTTNDTRDSWFAGYSGNYLSVVWLGLDNNKVTGLTGSSGALPVWTNVMKQLRQKPVNLRQTDDVQWQWIDKNSGNLSAQGCEGAMYIPLLRNNIPRRATACGLPHYQVEPVYNPDTESTQPPAQQEDRIENYIRESEADMGRELSNSDNRVISSGSYNN, via the coding sequence ATGAAGTCTGAACGTGGTATTGGTTTCTTTGCACTTATTTTCTCAGTACTGGTCATTGGTATTTTTGTAGTCTTCAGTATCTACCTGATCCGACTTGATAATATTGTGCGTGAAAAATTTGAAGGGAAACGATGGGACATACCTGCAAAAGTATTTGCCCGCCCTCTTGAAGTGTATACCAATGCCCCTGTATCTCAGACTGATTTTGAACAGGAACTGAAACTGCTCAGTTACAAAAATACAGACAGCTATGCAAAATCGGGAAATTATGTTTCATCTGGAAACACCCTGTATGTACATACCCGCGGCTTTGATTTTGGTGACAGTGTTGAACCTGAACAGGTACTGAAAGTTTCATTCACCAACAACAGTATCAGTGAAGTCAGTGCAACCAAACCGTCATCGACCGGACTTGCCCGACTTGAACCTTTACTGATTGGCGGCATTTATCCTCAGCACAATGAAGACCGTGTTCTGATTAAACTGACCAATGTTCCTAAACCTCTGATTGAAGCCCTGATTGCAACCGAAGACCGTAATTTTTACCATCACTATGGCATTTCAGTCCGTGGTACAGCCCGCGCACTGGTCAGTAATGCAACCGGTGGCAGACGCCAGGGGGGCTCAACGCTGACTCAGCAGCTGGTTAAAAACTTCTATCTGACCCCTGAGCGGACTTTAAAACGTAAAGTCAATGAAGCACTGATGGCTTTACTGGTCGAACTTCATTATGACAAAGACGAAATTCTTGAAGCCTATTTAAATGAAGTCAATCTTGGGCAGAACGGCAATTATTCCATCAATGGCTATGGTCTTGCTTCCCAGTTCTATTTCGGTCTACCACTGCGTGAACTGAACATTGCGCAGCAGGCTTATCTCGTTGGACTGGTTCAGGGACCTACGCTGTACAATCCATGGAAAAATCCTGAAGGTGCAATCAAACGCCGCAATATTGTATTGAACAATATGGTGGTGATGGGTTATCTGACTCCCGATCAGTTTGAACGTGAATCAGCAAGACCTTTAGGCATACTGGCAAAACCGACTTTGGGTCCTGCACGTTTCCCAGACTTCCTTGATATTGTCCGTCGCCAGCTGAAAAGTGAATATCAGGAAAGTGACCTGACCAATCAGGGTCTGCGAATTTTTACAACGCTTGATCCAGTTGCCCAGACGCATATTCAGCAGGAGTTTAAAAGCTCCGTTGCACGCCTGGCAAATGCCAATCCTAAAACACTGAAAGATCTCCAGGGCGCTGTACTGGTCTCTCACCCTGAAAATGGTGAACTGGTTGCAGCCGTTGGCTCGACTCAGGATTTCACTGGTTTTAACCGGACTCTCGATGCAAAACGTCAGGTCGGTTCATTGCTGAAACCTGTGATCTACCTCAGTGCCATTGAGTCAGGTCGCTATAACTGGGCAAGCCCTGTTGAAGACAGTTATATCAATATTCAGAGTGAAGGAAAGTCCTGGACACCGAAAAACTACAGCGGTGGCGAACACGGCGTAGTTCCAATGGCTCAGGCACTTGCCAACTCCTATAACCTTTCTGCTGTCCGCCTTGGACAGGAGTTTGGTATTGCCACTTTCAGCAATCAGCTGAAAAAATTTGGTGTAGTTTCCAGTATTCCATCATATCCATCTATTTTCCTCGGTGCGGTAGATATGTCACCTATGGAAATGATGAGCATTTATGGCAACTTTGCTACAGGTGGCTTTAAATATCCGGTTAAATCCATCCGTTCAGTAGTTGACTCAAATGGACGGTTACTGGACCGCTACAGCTTGACTGTACAGCAGACCATTGACCCATCCGCAGCCTACATTCTCAACTATGGTTTACAGCAGGTCATGACATCGGGTACGGGACGTTCAGCATACAACTCTTTACCGCAGGATCTTAAACTTGCCGGCAAGTCAGGAACCACCAATGACACCCGTGATTCATGGTTTGCAGGATATTCAGGCAATTATCTCAGTGTTGTATGGCTGGGTCTGGACAACAACAAAGTGACCGGACTGACAGGTTCTTCAGGTGCATTGCCCGTCTGGACCAATGTCATGAAGCAGTTGCGTCAGAAACCAGTGAACCTGCGCCAGACTGACGATGTACAGTGGCAATGGATTGATAAAAACTCCGGAAACCTTTCAGCTCAGGGCTGTGAGGGTGCCATGTACATTCCTTTACTGCGTAACAATATTCCACGTCGGGCAACTGCATGCGGTCTGCCTCATTATCAGGTGGAACCTGTTTACAATCCCGATACTGAATCCACTCAGCCGCCTGCACAGCAGGAAGATAGAATAGAAAACTATATCCGTGAAAGTGAAGCTGATATGGGACGCGAACTGTCAAACAGCGACAACCGTGTGATTTCCAGCGGATCTTATAACAACTGA
- a CDS encoding tetratricopeptide repeat protein: MLKKVAYIKPAFVLGCLLLAGCQSLPTPEQPEKKVRPLPEKPAEIHTPSGVVIKPYDQEEIIRKQLKVVVPEQKSSQKFDDGHNLPAFRQLMQQVNTAYAKEQWSAAETAALHAQRLAPQSPEPFLYLAMIANRKQQPANAESLAKRGLSYAQTDAMKKQLWLSILKAGQMQKKTATILQAQTALKSL, encoded by the coding sequence ATGCTGAAAAAGGTTGCGTATATTAAACCTGCATTTGTTCTTGGATGTTTACTGTTAGCAGGCTGTCAAAGCCTGCCGACTCCTGAACAGCCTGAAAAAAAGGTCAGACCTCTGCCTGAAAAACCTGCCGAAATCCATACACCATCAGGCGTTGTCATAAAACCTTATGACCAGGAAGAAATTATCCGTAAGCAGTTAAAGGTTGTCGTTCCTGAACAGAAGTCCAGCCAGAAATTTGATGACGGACATAACCTACCTGCTTTCAGACAGCTCATGCAGCAGGTAAATACAGCATATGCCAAAGAACAATGGAGTGCAGCTGAAACGGCTGCACTGCATGCACAGCGTCTGGCACCTCAGTCTCCCGAACCATTTTTATACCTTGCCATGATTGCAAACCGTAAACAGCAACCTGCAAATGCCGAATCACTGGCAAAACGTGGTTTAAGTTATGCTCAGACTGATGCCATGAAAAAACAGTTATGGCTGAGTATTTTAAAAGCAGGACAGATGCAGAAAAAAACTGCAACTATCCTTCAGGCTCAGACTGCCCTGAAATCACTCTGA
- a CDS encoding NUDIX domain-containing protein: protein MSKPNIHVAVAILLHRNKVLVGWRQAEQHQGNKYEFPGGKVEQGETPLEACRREVYEEVGVGISSWNDFDFIRHEYDDVIVNLHLFHAAVPDELLNEIQQPWTWYSREELTELNFPSANKSIVSRLAWKHQIRISEQLEVCQQLENDQLLYWRNDVTAESLKQLAELNIEELPKLIVNMELWKKLNTVQQQSISAVHLKQQQLMALKKGELKAGKRYIAACHDLISMKHAQYIGCDAVLLSPVCRTATHPDAVPLGWSLFKEYATQVDIPVFALGGISHNDLIQVQQSGGYGIAGISTFN from the coding sequence ATGTCCAAACCCAATATCCATGTTGCTGTTGCGATACTTCTGCACCGTAATAAAGTACTCGTGGGCTGGCGTCAGGCTGAACAGCATCAGGGCAATAAATATGAATTTCCTGGTGGGAAAGTTGAACAGGGTGAGACACCACTCGAAGCCTGCCGTCGGGAAGTGTATGAAGAAGTGGGTGTGGGGATCAGTTCGTGGAATGATTTTGATTTTATCCGTCACGAATATGATGATGTCATAGTCAATCTGCATCTGTTTCATGCAGCAGTACCCGATGAGCTGTTAAATGAAATTCAGCAGCCCTGGACCTGGTACAGCAGAGAGGAACTGACTGAACTGAATTTTCCGAGTGCAAATAAAAGTATTGTGTCCCGACTGGCGTGGAAGCATCAAATCCGAATTTCTGAACAGCTGGAAGTCTGTCAGCAACTGGAAAATGATCAGCTGCTGTACTGGCGTAACGATGTGACTGCAGAAAGTCTGAAACAGCTTGCAGAGCTGAACATCGAAGAGCTGCCAAAACTGATTGTGAATATGGAGCTCTGGAAAAAACTGAACACTGTTCAGCAACAGAGCATTTCAGCGGTTCACTTAAAACAGCAGCAGTTGATGGCATTAAAAAAAGGCGAACTGAAAGCAGGGAAGCGGTACATTGCTGCCTGTCATGATCTGATTTCAATGAAACATGCACAGTACATCGGTTGCGATGCGGTTCTGCTGAGTCCTGTATGCAGAACAGCGACTCATCCTGATGCTGTCCCTCTAGGCTGGTCTCTTTTCAAAGAATATGCAACACAGGTGGATATACCGGTTTTTGCACTTGGAGGCATCAGTCACAATGATCTGATACAGGTGCAGCAGTCAGGTGGTTATGGTATTGCGGGAATCAGCACATTTAACTGA
- the hemP gene encoding hemin uptake protein HemP has product MNAPFSLFTRNNETAHSLPMLHSNNLFALGREIRIMHAGEEYRLRLTRNNRLILTK; this is encoded by the coding sequence ATGAACGCACCTTTCAGCTTATTTACACGTAACAATGAAACCGCACATTCACTGCCAATGCTGCATTCCAACAACCTTTTTGCTCTAGGGCGTGAAATACGGATCATGCATGCAGGGGAAGAATACCGCCTTCGTCTGACACGTAATAACCGACTCATACTCACAAAATAA